A window of Desulfobacterales bacterium contains these coding sequences:
- a CDS encoding PilZ domain-containing protein, with protein sequence MSQKIDSDLALVTSKIYGIINKMPLEERRNLLTELERHENGEKSSIRRKHPRKDYLINVDYAVGDRLYNGLAINFSAGGMYIETAKSQLPKFHRGNQLILTFSHPETKDNLKVTGEIARIDDKGIGVKFDQSIIDWWSP encoded by the coding sequence ATGAGCCAAAAAATAGACAGTGATCTGGCCCTGGTCACTTCAAAAATTTACGGCATCATTAACAAAATGCCGCTTGAAGAACGGCGCAACCTCTTGACGGAACTGGAACGTCATGAAAACGGGGAAAAAAGTTCCATCCGGCGGAAGCACCCCCGAAAAGATTATCTGATCAATGTGGATTACGCAGTCGGGGACAGACTCTACAACGGCCTGGCCATTAACTTCAGCGCCGGCGGTATGTATATTGAAACCGCTAAAAGCCAGTTACCCAAATTTCATCGGGGTAATCAATTAATCCTGACCTTTTCGCATCCGGAGACCAAAGACAATCTGAAAGTCACCGGTGAAATCGCCCGAATTGACGATAAAGGCATCGGCGTTAAATTTGATCAATCCATTATCGACTGGTGGTCGCCATAA
- a CDS encoding PaaI family thioesterase codes for MDKEIEKFLNAWRSGEISPSPSAALIGTKILNFENGSADINLTLSEPHLNSSGTVQGGILCSLADVAMGTAVYTKIEKGDRFTTTNLNAMFYQPATSGKLLAAARVVYPGKTLMHTECDITADGRMVAKMSATFAIKKYS; via the coding sequence TTGGATAAGGAGATTGAAAAATTCTTAAACGCCTGGCGAAGCGGCGAGATCTCTCCGTCGCCGTCGGCGGCTTTGATCGGCACAAAGATTCTAAACTTTGAGAACGGATCGGCTGACATCAACCTTACTTTGTCGGAACCGCATCTGAATTCATCCGGAACAGTTCAGGGCGGCATCCTTTGCTCTTTGGCCGATGTGGCCATGGGCACTGCGGTTTATACAAAGATTGAGAAAGGGGATCGATTTACCACCACCAACTTAAACGCCATGTTCTACCAACCGGCTACTTCCGGTAAGCTGCTGGCTGCCGCCCGCGTGGTGTATCCGGGAAAAACGCTGATGCATACCGAATGCGACATTACGGCCGATGGCCGGATGGTTGCAAAAATGAGCGCCACATTTGCCATAAAAAAGTATTCTTGA
- a CDS encoding peptidoglycan bridge formation glycyltransferase FemA/FemB family protein, giving the protein MQISVHPKPTKYIEPGIHLQQSAFWGRLKKQQGRQARAFAITPTDLPTEELPVTETLHGAAQWEKARASHDMLVVIRSLGAAGSMAYVPFGPERLPDADRRGRWLEQLSERIRPHLPANCFFIRYDLPWESPWASDGSRYAENDIWMGKPRTGIREMRMNFDTKRWNLRKAPTDLLPTDTVILDVTTDRDRLLKRMKPKTRYNIRLSGRKGVRVREAGIQDLAAWYDIYCQTAARHGMMLNSLDYFKAGLEVKAADTSSPASMHLLLAEVEGKPVAGILLAIAGSRATYLYGASSLRKSHLMPSYALQWAAICKAKTVGCYDYDLFGTAPYPDPYHPMYGLYRFKTGFGGEMIHRQGCWDYPYDESRYDLYRAQEMAGPAFVS; this is encoded by the coding sequence ATGCAAATAAGCGTTCACCCCAAACCGACCAAATATATTGAACCCGGCATCCATCTTCAGCAGTCCGCCTTCTGGGGACGGCTCAAAAAACAGCAGGGCCGTCAGGCCCGGGCCTTTGCCATAACCCCGACGGATTTACCGACCGAAGAGCTGCCGGTGACAGAGACGCTGCACGGCGCGGCCCAGTGGGAAAAAGCCCGGGCAAGCCATGACATGCTGGTGGTAATTCGCTCACTTGGTGCGGCGGGCAGCATGGCCTATGTCCCCTTCGGCCCGGAGCGGCTTCCTGATGCGGATCGCCGGGGCCGCTGGCTTGAACAACTGTCTGAACGTATTCGGCCGCATCTGCCGGCGAACTGTTTTTTCATCCGGTATGATCTGCCCTGGGAATCCCCATGGGCGTCGGATGGAAGCCGGTATGCCGAAAATGACATATGGATGGGCAAACCCCGGACAGGGATTCGTGAGATGCGCATGAACTTTGACACCAAACGCTGGAACCTCCGCAAAGCGCCCACGGATCTTTTGCCCACGGATACGGTGATTCTGGATGTAACCACTGACCGGGACCGGCTGTTGAAACGGATGAAGCCCAAGACCCGCTATAACATCCGGCTTTCCGGCCGAAAAGGGGTGCGGGTGCGCGAAGCCGGTATCCAGGATCTGGCCGCCTGGTATGATATCTACTGTCAGACAGCGGCTCGGCACGGCATGATGCTAAACAGCCTGGACTATTTTAAAGCCGGGCTTGAAGTAAAAGCGGCAGACACCAGCTCTCCGGCAAGCATGCACCTGCTCTTGGCGGAAGTGGAGGGAAAACCTGTGGCCGGCATCCTCCTGGCGATCGCAGGCAGCCGGGCCACCTACCTTTACGGCGCCTCATCTTTAAGAAAAAGCCATCTGATGCCCTCCTATGCCCTTCAATGGGCGGCCATATGCAAGGCCAAGACTGTCGGCTGCTACGATTACGACCTCTTCGGCACAGCGCCCTATCCGGACCCCTATCATCCCATGTACGGCTTGTACCGGTTCAAAACCGGATTCGGCGGGGAGATGATTCACCGGCAAGGGTGCTGGGATTACCCCTATGATGAATCCCGCTATGACCTCTACCGGGCCCAGGAGATGGCAGGGCCCGCATTTGTTTCCTGA
- a CDS encoding STAS domain-containing protein, whose protein sequence is MTVKMKVNTYMGVTVVDLREKALDASNSEQFKKSMAETLQSHDKVVIDLTRVEFVDSSGCGALLSCLRQLGDRGGELKLCSVQKNVERLFELVRMNRIIDIYPSKEEALKGF, encoded by the coding sequence ATGACAGTTAAAATGAAAGTTAACACCTATATGGGCGTGACGGTTGTGGACCTGCGGGAAAAAGCCCTGGATGCAAGCAACAGCGAGCAATTTAAAAAAAGTATGGCCGAGACCCTGCAATCGCATGACAAGGTGGTAATTGATTTGACCCGGGTGGAGTTTGTGGACAGCTCGGGGTGCGGCGCGCTTTTGTCCTGCCTGCGGCAGCTGGGCGACCGGGGCGGGGAATTGAAACTGTGCAGCGTACAGAAAAATGTCGAGCGGCTCTTTGAACTGGTGCGGATGAACCGGATCATCGATATCTATCCATCCAAAGAGGAGGCGCTGAAGGGGTTTTAA
- a CDS encoding SpoIIE family protein phosphatase: protein MTVSESFTREADRPDESPPRVLIADDDPTTRRILERTLEKAGFLPISVASGTEAVENLSDEICAVILDIQMPGMSGLECLNYINRAYPDLSPIMLTASDEVSDAVYAMKHGAFDYIVKPFHAPQITALVTHAVRSFEQTIRLRQTEESLKEARENEIYVASRIQQSLLLGRPPADFPGLEIAHLTIPSQAIDGDFYDFIRLDSESMDLVVADVMGKGIRAAFIGAALKSYFLRVVNEARLSSEGRVNIAPEEIVDSVYSHMIAQLQELESFVTLFYARFYPKQNRLTFVDCGHVRPLHFHHRTRSVSLLKGENMPLGFPEKKPFRQFNVSFEAEDLFLFYSDGLTEASRPDGEMFGEKRLIALLEAHAADTPEGLVQTIRREIRDFSGSSEFADDFTCIPVKIEANAVPLELLGRQAMVFDSRMEELQKVRRFIRIFGKKYMRRASDEPRIAGIELAAVELTTNIIRHAYDSQPGHPVRLEAIAYPREMTLSFYDRGNPFDPDKVPAPVLDGSKEGGMGVYIVEQSVDDITYSRNEYGENCARMLVRWC, encoded by the coding sequence ATGACGGTATCTGAATCATTTACCAGAGAAGCGGATAGGCCCGATGAATCCCCGCCCCGGGTGCTCATTGCAGATGACGATCCCACCACGCGCCGGATACTGGAGCGGACCCTTGAAAAGGCGGGCTTTCTGCCAATATCGGTCGCAAGCGGCACGGAAGCGGTGGAAAACCTGTCAGATGAGATCTGTGCGGTGATTTTAGACATCCAGATGCCGGGCATGAGCGGGCTTGAATGCTTGAACTACATCAACCGGGCCTACCCGGATTTGTCGCCCATCATGCTGACCGCCAGCGATGAGGTTTCGGATGCGGTCTATGCCATGAAGCATGGCGCCTTTGATTATATCGTAAAGCCGTTTCATGCCCCGCAGATCACCGCGCTTGTGACCCATGCGGTCCGCTCTTTTGAGCAGACCATCCGCCTGCGGCAGACGGAGGAAAGCCTTAAAGAAGCCCGGGAAAATGAGATCTATGTGGCCTCCCGGATTCAGCAGTCTCTGCTGCTGGGCCGTCCGCCCGCGGACTTTCCGGGGCTTGAAATCGCCCACTTAACCATTCCATCCCAGGCAATTGACGGGGATTTTTATGATTTTATCCGCCTGGATTCGGAATCCATGGATCTGGTGGTGGCTGATGTCATGGGAAAAGGGATTCGGGCCGCATTTATCGGGGCCGCCCTGAAGAGCTATTTTCTCCGCGTGGTCAATGAAGCCCGGCTGTCCTCTGAGGGCCGGGTCAACATCGCGCCCGAAGAGATCGTGGATTCCGTATACAGCCACATGATCGCCCAGCTCCAGGAACTGGAATCCTTTGTCACGCTTTTTTACGCCAGATTCTATCCCAAGCAAAACCGCCTGACATTCGTTGACTGCGGTCACGTGCGTCCCCTCCATTTTCATCATAGAACACGCTCGGTCAGCCTGCTCAAAGGCGAAAACATGCCCCTGGGGTTTCCGGAGAAGAAGCCGTTCCGGCAGTTTAATGTCTCCTTTGAGGCTGAAGATCTGTTTTTGTTTTACTCGGACGGGCTCACGGAAGCCAGCCGCCCGGACGGCGAAATGTTCGGCGAAAAGCGCTTGATCGCATTGTTAGAGGCGCACGCGGCGGATACGCCGGAGGGCCTGGTCCAAACCATCCGCCGGGAGATAAGGGATTTTTCCGGTTCATCGGAATTTGCGGATGATTTCACCTGCATCCCGGTCAAGATCGAGGCCAATGCCGTGCCCCTTGAGCTTCTGGGCCGCCAGGCGATGGTATTTGACAGCCGCATGGAGGAATTGCAGAAGGTTCGGCGGTTTATTCGGATATTCGGGAAGAAATACATGCGCCGGGCCTCTGATGAGCCCCGGATCGCGGGCATTGAGCTGGCCGCCGTGGAGCTGACCACAAATATCATCCGCCACGCCTATGACAGCCAGCCGGGGCACCCCGTCCGCCTGGAGGCGATCGCCTATCCCCGGGAAATGACGCTTTCTTTCTATGACCGGGGCAACCCCTTTGACCCGGACAAGGTTCCCGCGCCGGTGCTTGACGGGTCCAAAGAGGGAGGGATGGGGGTCTATATTGTTGAACAGTCGGTGGATGATATTACCTATTCCAGAAACGAATACGGGGAAAACTGCGCCCGGATGCTGGTCCGCTGGTGTTAG
- a CDS encoding DUF1207 domain-containing protein, whose product MNKTRYIKHLILGIAILGLSLGMTASPGPALAEQSPRSQWEIFPSGDVFSPLVADPKEPRFFLSINNYDNEFRSDFTGASVGFGENFGLIRKHLGDQHAWQLSLKGGLFSQFDLNSDSDDLLNSDYNIGVTWNYRIDALSTRLRVYHQSSHLGDEYLLKHPRLADTRTNFDNEAIDFLAAFTWQQIRTYGGLHFLIERDPGNLDRWGYQGGIEYQGTGELLPWGALVAGLDIKGFQELHWTPGYSVKTGIAFKELDHQSRYIQVMLEYYNGFIPYGQFYDYDMESYGAGIYFGF is encoded by the coding sequence GTGAACAAAACCAGATACATCAAACATTTAATCCTGGGAATTGCCATTCTTGGATTATCCCTGGGGATGACGGCATCGCCCGGTCCGGCCCTTGCCGAGCAGTCGCCCCGATCGCAATGGGAGATCTTTCCAAGCGGGGACGTATTCTCCCCCCTGGTGGCAGACCCTAAAGAGCCCCGGTTTTTTCTCAGCATCAATAATTACGACAATGAATTCAGAAGCGACTTCACCGGTGCATCCGTCGGATTCGGCGAAAACTTCGGTCTGATCAGAAAACATCTTGGGGATCAGCATGCCTGGCAGTTAAGTTTAAAAGGCGGACTTTTCTCCCAGTTTGATCTGAACTCCGACTCCGACGATCTCCTTAATTCGGATTATAATATCGGTGTGACCTGGAATTACCGGATTGACGCCCTGTCCACCCGTCTTCGCGTCTATCACCAAAGCTCTCACCTGGGGGATGAATACCTTCTCAAGCATCCGCGGCTGGCAGATACCCGGACCAACTTTGACAATGAAGCCATTGACTTTCTGGCGGCGTTTACCTGGCAGCAGATCCGGACCTATGGCGGCCTCCATTTCCTGATAGAGCGCGATCCGGGAAATTTAGACCGCTGGGGCTATCAGGGCGGTATCGAATACCAGGGCACAGGAGAGCTTCTACCCTGGGGGGCATTGGTCGCAGGCCTTGACATCAAAGGATTCCAGGAGCTTCACTGGACCCCCGGCTACAGCGTAAAGACCGGGATCGCCTTCAAAGAGTTGGATCATCAGAGCCGCTATATTCAAGTCATGCTCGAATATTACAACGGATTCATCCCCTATGGCCAGTTCTATGACTATGACATGGAATCTTACGGGGCAGGCATCTATTTCGGCTTCTGA
- a CDS encoding DNA polymerase IV, translating into MILHVDMDAFFASVEVLDNPGLAGKCVIVGGMSGRGVVSAASYEARKYGVHSAMPMYQARQRCPHGVFRPPRRQRYKALSQMVMTILDRFSPLVEPVSIDEAYVDITGCGTLHGSPEAIGCAIKESIRDETGLTCTVGIAPLKFLAKIASDMDKPDGLTVIAEPAVPDFIARLPVNKVPGVGRHTREHLERLGITTLGDIQKYSIEQLTRRFGKYGKRLADLAAGIDDSEVRTIRPVKSVSSEETLPADTRDMALLRRYLLKQAEDVGRQLRKEELLARTVTLKVKHADFTQITRQMGLAGQTRSSETLFKAACRLLAEYKITQPVRLIGMGASDLSDHTAPVQMSLFDDPASGDLKWEALGRAVDAVTRRFGRDVVKKAELFEKDQKPK; encoded by the coding sequence ATGATCCTACACGTGGACATGGACGCTTTTTTTGCCTCGGTCGAGGTCCTGGACAACCCCGGGCTGGCCGGCAAATGTGTGATTGTGGGGGGCATGTCCGGCCGGGGGGTGGTGTCTGCGGCAAGCTATGAGGCCCGCAAGTACGGCGTGCATTCAGCCATGCCCATGTATCAGGCCAGACAGCGGTGCCCGCACGGGGTTTTCCGCCCTCCGCGGCGTCAACGGTACAAGGCGTTATCCCAAATGGTAATGACCATCCTGGACCGCTTTTCGCCGCTGGTGGAGCCGGTCTCAATTGACGAGGCATATGTGGATATCACCGGATGCGGCACACTTCATGGCTCCCCGGAGGCGATCGGTTGCGCGATTAAGGAAAGTATTCGGGATGAAACCGGGCTGACCTGCACGGTGGGTATTGCGCCGCTTAAATTTCTCGCAAAGATCGCCTCTGACATGGATAAGCCCGATGGCCTGACGGTGATTGCCGAGCCGGCAGTCCCTGATTTTATTGCCCGCCTTCCGGTCAATAAGGTCCCGGGGGTAGGCCGCCATACCCGGGAGCATCTGGAGCGGCTGGGCATAACTACGCTCGGGGATATTCAAAAGTATTCGATAGAGCAGCTGACCCGGCGGTTTGGAAAATACGGGAAGCGGCTGGCTGATCTGGCGGCAGGTATTGATGATTCAGAGGTCCGGACGATTCGCCCGGTAAAATCTGTCAGCAGCGAGGAGACCCTGCCGGCGGATACGCGGGATATGGCGCTTTTGCGGCGTTATCTGCTGAAGCAGGCCGAGGACGTGGGCCGGCAGCTGAGAAAGGAGGAACTTTTAGCCCGGACGGTTACGCTCAAAGTAAAGCACGCGGATTTCACCCAGATTACCCGGCAGATGGGGCTTGCCGGGCAGACCCGCTCATCTGAAACCCTTTTTAAGGCGGCCTGCCGGCTGCTGGCCGAGTATAAAATCACCCAGCCGGTCCGGCTCATCGGTATGGGCGCATCGGATTTATCTGATCACACCGCGCCCGTTCAGATGTCATTATTTGATGATCCGGCGTCCGGGGATTTAAAATGGGAGGCGCTGGGCCGTGCGGTTGACGCCGTTACCCGGCGCTTTGGCCGGGATGTGGTGAAAAAAGCCGAGCTGTTTGAAAAGGATCAGAAGCCGAAATAG
- a CDS encoding amidohydrolase, producing the protein MTYDRIIYNGCVITVNPAFDIIYDGMVAIRDGRITRVEKKPRNFDAYAADDWVDAAGGLILPGLVNTHVHLPMSLFRGLADDLPLSEWLNDHIFPAEFRYINEAAIKIGTRLSCLEMLLSGTTTCCDGYFMEDFVAEALLETGMRGVLAQGVIDFPAPGSPDPARNVETAADYVSRWQGASDRLTPSIFCHSPYTCSAETLVRAKAAAAKAGVRFQIHVAETRGEADQIAGADGLSPVKYLDRLGILDEQTLISHAVWVDEADTAILAAKKVNVSHNPESNMKLASGVAPVPDFLSAGILVGLGTDGCASNNNLDMFMEMDTAAKLHKVMANDPTVMDAKTVLRMAAIEGARAIGLDDRIGSIECGKEADLIVVDIRKPHLTPMYHPESHLVYAVRGADVKYVFIGGEARVRNGEVIGLDADETMQAAAALGRRIWQTD; encoded by the coding sequence ATGACGTATGATCGCATCATCTACAACGGCTGCGTGATCACCGTCAATCCGGCCTTCGACATTATTTATGACGGGATGGTGGCGATCCGGGACGGACGGATTACCCGGGTCGAAAAAAAGCCCCGTAATTTTGATGCATATGCGGCGGATGATTGGGTGGATGCGGCCGGCGGTCTGATTCTGCCGGGACTGGTAAATACCCATGTGCATCTGCCCATGTCGCTATTTAGGGGACTGGCCGATGACCTGCCGCTCTCCGAGTGGCTGAATGACCATATTTTCCCCGCGGAGTTCCGCTACATTAACGAGGCCGCCATAAAGATCGGGACCCGGCTTTCCTGCCTGGAAATGCTTTTGTCCGGCACCACCACCTGCTGCGATGGTTATTTTATGGAGGACTTCGTCGCTGAAGCCCTGCTTGAGACCGGCATGCGGGGCGTGCTTGCCCAGGGGGTCATTGATTTTCCGGCGCCCGGGTCGCCCGATCCGGCACGGAATGTGGAAACCGCCGCCGACTATGTATCAAGATGGCAGGGCGCGTCGGATCGCCTCACCCCATCGATTTTCTGCCATTCCCCGTATACCTGCTCGGCAGAAACATTAGTCCGGGCCAAGGCGGCGGCCGCCAAAGCCGGGGTGCGATTCCAGATCCATGTGGCGGAAACCCGCGGCGAGGCGGATCAGATTGCGGGGGCAGACGGCCTGTCACCAGTGAAATATCTGGATCGCCTGGGCATTCTGGATGAACAGACCCTGATCTCCCACGCCGTATGGGTGGATGAAGCAGATACAGCCATCCTGGCCGCCAAAAAAGTCAATGTTTCGCATAATCCGGAGAGCAATATGAAGCTTGCCTCGGGGGTGGCCCCGGTGCCGGATTTTCTGAGCGCCGGGATTTTGGTGGGCCTGGGCACGGACGGGTGCGCCAGCAACAATAACCTGGATATGTTTATGGAAATGGATACCGCCGCCAAACTCCATAAGGTGATGGCCAATGACCCCACGGTCATGGATGCCAAAACCGTTTTGCGCATGGCCGCCATCGAAGGGGCCCGGGCCATCGGGCTGGATGATCGGATCGGCTCCATTGAATGCGGCAAAGAGGCGGATTTGATTGTTGTGGACATTCGAAAACCCCACCTGACGCCTATGTATCACCCGGAATCCCATCTGGTATATGCGGTGCGGGGCGCGGATGTGAAATATGTGTTTATCGGGGGTGAAGCGCGGGTCAGAAACGGGGAAGTCATCGGCCTGGATGCCGATGAAACGATGCAGGCGGCGGCAGCGCTCGGCCGCCGGATCTGGCAGACAGACTGA
- a CDS encoding MMPL family transporter, which translates to MPRRSSLINRFYDRVVLSHPRKIIACLLIIIAILGFFAKDFQIDASADTLVNETSEDIQFAWKIYNRYGVQDFLFIAYTPKNADLLSDAVLEDIAELKEKISRIKRVVSVVTLLDAPLLKSPPVAISEMTGDLPTLRSDRVNKEMARRELKTSPIYQNLLVSPDLKTTGIQVTFEEDTHYRDLIVRRVEMEKKAEEQGLSAAEQAEYSRIIEEIRHLRDQFNAQRDADIKQIREIMKKYEDDAELFLGGVSMIAHDLIRFIKNDLKVFGLGVVCLLVIVLGIIFRRPRWVILPMLCCGLSAIAMVGLLGLFGWQVTVISSNFISLQLIITMAISVHLIVRYRELLCDHPEEDHRKLVLETMRFKLTPIFFAALTSGAGFASLMLADIKPVITFGWMMVGGIVVSLLITVTFLPAVLVLLKKTDPPPVCGGSILLTTFLSRFTEKWGRFILILSLLALLISGIGISRLEVENSFVNYFKESTEIYKGMKVIDQKLGGTTPMDVVIDLGGAGQTEGEANSPEADDTGGEFDMFSEFNAADSGNQYWFTPYKMQKILEIHNYLDSLPETGKVLSLGTLMKVARDLNNGRSLDSFELSLVYNEIPEKFRKDLVRPFVSIEHNQIRFMARVQDTNPTLRRNELINDIQHELTHGFGYDSKDVRLTGLLVLYNNVLQTLFETQILTLGVVLLALMLMFFMLFKSLKLALIAVFPNLIAVSVVLGVMGWAGIPLDIMTITIAAISVGIAVDNTIHYIHRFKKEIRVDRDYIAAMHRCHGSIGYAMYYTTIVIVLGFSILTLSNFIPTIIFGLMTGVAMLIALLASLTLLPRLIIIFKPWQPVRKPGKG; encoded by the coding sequence ATGCCGAGACGGTCATCGCTGATAAACCGCTTCTATGACAGGGTTGTCCTTTCCCATCCGCGCAAGATTATTGCCTGTCTGTTAATCATCATCGCGATCCTCGGGTTTTTTGCCAAAGATTTTCAGATTGATGCCTCCGCGGATACGCTGGTCAATGAAACCAGTGAAGATATCCAGTTCGCCTGGAAAATCTACAACCGCTATGGGGTGCAGGATTTCCTCTTTATCGCCTATACCCCGAAAAACGCGGATCTCCTGTCGGATGCGGTGTTAGAGGATATTGCCGAACTTAAAGAGAAGATCAGCCGGATAAAGCGGGTGGTATCCGTGGTCACCCTTTTGGATGCCCCCCTGTTGAAGAGCCCGCCCGTTGCGATAAGCGAGATGACGGGGGACCTTCCCACTCTGCGGTCGGATCGGGTCAATAAGGAGATGGCCCGAAGGGAACTTAAGACCAGTCCGATATACCAGAATCTTCTGGTCAGCCCGGATCTTAAGACTACCGGGATTCAGGTCACGTTTGAAGAAGACACCCATTATCGGGATCTGATAGTCCGGCGGGTTGAAATGGAGAAAAAGGCTGAAGAGCAGGGCCTGTCCGCCGCAGAGCAGGCGGAGTACAGCCGGATTATAGAGGAAATCCGGCATCTTCGCGATCAATTTAACGCCCAGCGGGATGCGGATATTAAACAGATCCGCGAGATCATGAAAAAATACGAGGATGATGCCGAGCTCTTTCTGGGCGGGGTGAGCATGATCGCCCATGACCTGATCCGGTTTATCAAAAACGACCTCAAGGTCTTTGGTCTGGGGGTGGTCTGCCTGCTGGTCATCGTTCTGGGCATCATTTTCCGGCGGCCCCGATGGGTGATTCTGCCCATGCTCTGCTGCGGGCTTTCAGCCATTGCCATGGTCGGGCTTCTGGGCCTTTTCGGATGGCAGGTGACGGTGATCTCATCAAATTTTATCTCTCTGCAGCTGATTATCACCATGGCGATTTCGGTTCATCTGATTGTCCGCTACCGTGAGCTGTTATGCGACCATCCGGAGGAAGACCACCGCAAACTGGTACTGGAGACCATGCGGTTCAAGCTCACCCCCATTTTCTTTGCGGCGCTTACCTCCGGGGCCGGGTTTGCCTCCCTAATGCTCGCAGATATAAAACCGGTGATTACCTTTGGCTGGATGATGGTCGGCGGGATTGTGGTATCTCTGTTGATTACCGTCACATTTTTGCCGGCGGTGCTGGTGCTGCTCAAAAAGACCGATCCGCCGCCGGTGTGCGGGGGAAGCATTCTTTTAACCACTTTTTTGAGCAGGTTTACTGAAAAGTGGGGCCGGTTCATTTTGATTCTAAGTCTTCTGGCGCTCCTGATAAGCGGCATCGGCATCTCCAGGCTCGAAGTGGAGAACTCATTTGTGAATTACTTCAAGGAATCCACCGAAATATACAAGGGCATGAAGGTGATCGACCAGAAGCTGGGCGGCACCACGCCCATGGATGTGGTGATCGATCTGGGAGGTGCCGGGCAGACAGAAGGTGAGGCAAACAGCCCCGAAGCCGATGATACTGGCGGCGAGTTTGATATGTTCTCCGAGTTCAATGCCGCGGATAGCGGCAATCAGTATTGGTTTACTCCCTATAAGATGCAGAAGATTCTGGAGATTCATAATTATCTGGACAGTCTGCCTGAGACCGGCAAGGTGCTTTCCCTGGGCACCCTGATGAAAGTGGCCCGGGATCTCAATAATGGCAGAAGTCTGGACAGTTTCGAGCTGTCCCTGGTGTATAACGAAATTCCGGAGAAGTTCCGGAAAGATCTGGTCAGGCCTTTTGTCTCCATCGAGCACAACCAGATCCGGTTTATGGCCAGGGTTCAGGACACCAACCCAACGCTTCGCAGAAATGAGCTGATCAACGATATCCAGCATGAACTGACCCACGGGTTTGGCTATGATTCGAAGGATGTGCGGCTGACCGGTCTTTTGGTGCTTTATAACAATGTGCTCCAAACCCTTTTTGAAACTCAGATTTTGACCCTGGGGGTTGTGCTCCTGGCCTTGATGCTGATGTTTTTCATGCTTTTCAAATCGCTTAAGTTAGCCCTTATTGCCGTTTTTCCAAATTTAATAGCGGTCTCTGTAGTTTTAGGCGTCATGGGCTGGGCCGGCATTCCATTGGATATCATGACCATCACCATCGCCGCTATCAGTGTCGGTATCGCCGTGGATAACACCATCCATTACATCCATCGGTTCAAAAAGGAGATCCGTGTGGACAGGGACTATATTGCGGCCATGCATCGCTGCCACGGCAGCATCGGCTATGCCATGTATTATACCACCATTGTCATTGTTCTGGGGTTTTCCATTCTGACCCTGTCAAACTTTATTCCCACGATTATTTTCGGTTTGATGACCGGGGTGGCCATGCTGATTGCCCTTTTGGCGTCACTGACCCTTCTGCCCCGGCTGATTATTATATTCAAGCCCTGGCAGCCGGTCCGAAAACCCGGGAAGGGATAG
- a CDS encoding ABC transporter substrate-binding protein, which yields MLLACAAAAPVMAEDAEDVSQLMKNKIDAVLTVLEKADMAEAGKKDKIMAIVEPVIDFELMAKLTLGKTNWARLSESEQEKFIDLFVERLKASYLDKTTLYADQEVVYHSAYKKGSKIYVPMDVETEDTTANVLYKFYSAGSQWKVYDVEINGVSLIKSYRSQFDEILRSGTVGDLFEELKSSAAE from the coding sequence ATGCTGCTGGCATGTGCGGCGGCTGCCCCGGTCATGGCTGAGGACGCCGAGGATGTTTCTCAGTTGATGAAGAATAAAATTGACGCGGTGCTGACAGTGCTCGAAAAAGCGGACATGGCCGAGGCGGGGAAAAAAGACAAGATCATGGCCATTGTGGAGCCGGTCATTGATTTTGAGTTGATGGCCAAGCTGACGCTGGGTAAAACCAACTGGGCGCGCCTGTCTGAATCGGAGCAGGAGAAATTCATTGATCTCTTTGTGGAGCGCTTAAAAGCCTCTTATCTTGATAAAACCACGCTGTATGCGGATCAGGAGGTTGTTTATCATTCCGCTTACAAAAAGGGGAGCAAAATTTATGTCCCCATGGATGTGGAAACCGAGGATACGACCGCCAATGTCCTGTATAAGTTTTATTCGGCCGGCAGTCAGTGGAAGGTATATGATGTTGAAATCAATGGCGTCAGCCTGATCAAGAGCTACCGCTCCCAATTCGATGAGATTCTGCGAAGCGGGACGGTCGGGGATCTTTTTGAGGAACTGAAATCGTCTGCGGCAGAGTAA